In Tachysurus fulvidraco isolate hzauxx_2018 chromosome 11, HZAU_PFXX_2.0, whole genome shotgun sequence, one DNA window encodes the following:
- the LOC113649100 gene encoding zona pellucida sperm-binding protein 4-like yields MVTTGVSLALVGLFLAFSAVSSVPAAPPNVKKLSQDPQLPGMPTVLPHTPGQVQKCQVQDYERIPCGEPGIVATRCNAINCCFDGQQCYYGKTVTVQCTIDGQFVLVAARDTTRPRISLESISLLGGNGGPCSPVDSNAAFAIYQFAVTACGTTMMVKGGYVVYENRMVSSYEVGIGPRGSITRDTTYELYFQCKYSGVGLAALSIEPSANVDPLPIVASGPLQVELRLGKGLCLSKGCVEEQIAYNSYYSASDYPVTKVLREPVYVEVRIVGRTDPNIVLSLGNCWATSSPNPYSLPQWDLLVSGCPYKDDRYLTKLIPVSGTSGLAYPTHYRRFVLKMFTFVDKTSMAPLQETLYIHCSTAVCLPSVLDSCEPMCTRTRRDVSAVEEGASRLSGVVSSGGVIFTQNSSPLF; encoded by the exons ATGGTAACTACAGGGGTAAGTTTGGCATTGGTGGGGCTTTTTCTTGCCTTCAGTGCTGTGAGCAGTGTTCCTGCAGCCCCACCAAATGTGAAAAAGCTCTCTCAGGATCCTCAGCTTCCTGGGATGCCTACTGTGCTGCCGCATACACCTGGCCAGGTTCAGAAATGCCAAGTGCAAGACTATGAAAGAATTCCTTGTGGAGAACCTGGCATCGTGGCTACTCGGTGTAATGCCATAAACTGCTGTTTTGATGGTCAACAGTGCTATTATGGGAAAACTG TGACTGTCCAGTGTACAATTGATGGCCAGTTTGTGCTGGTGGCAGCCAGAGATACAACTCGTCCCAGGATAAGCCTGGAGTCCATCAGCCTGTTGGGAGGAAACGGTGGACCCTGTAGTCCTGTTGACTCAAATGCAGCCTTTGCTATTTACCAGTTTGCTGTGACTGCTTGTGGGACAACCATGATG GTAAAAGGTGGTTATGTGGTCTATGAAAACAGGATGGTTTCTTCCTATGAAGTTGGAATTGGACCCCGAGGCTCAATCACAAGAGACACTACTTATGA GCTTTATTTCCAGTGTAAATATTCAGGTGTTGGCTTGGCTGCTTTGTCTATTGAGCCTTCAGCTAATGTTGATCCTCTGCCCATCGTTGCTTCTGGACCACTCCAAGTAGAACTAAGACTAGGAAAAGGGCTCTGTCTCTCAAAGGGTTGTGTAGAAG AACAAATAGCCTATAACTCTTACTATAGTGCTAGTGACTACCCTGTGACCAAGGTTCTGAGGGAACCGGTGTACGTTGAAGTGCGCATTGTTGGAAGAACCGATCCAAACATTGTCCTGAGCTTGGGCAACTGCTGGGCGACTTCTTCCCCTAACCCCTACAGTCTTCCCCAGTGGGACCTTCTGGTGTCTGG GTGTCCCTACAAGGATGACCGCTATTTGACCAAGCTGATCCCAGTTAGTGGAACGTCTGGACTTGCATACCCTACCCACTACAGACGctttgtcctgaagatgttCACGTTTGTGGACAAGACCTCTATGGCTCCCTTGCAAGAGACG CTCTACATCCACTGCAGTACAGCTGTGTGTCTTCCGAGTGTGCTGGACTCCTGTGAACCAATGTGCACCAGAACAA GAAGAGATGTTTCTgcagtggaagaaggtgcttCTCGCTTATCAGGAGTAGTGTCTAGTGGAGGCGTGATCTTTACTCAAAATTCCTCTCCTTTGTTTTAA
- the LOC125138357 gene encoding zona pellucida sperm-binding protein 4-like, with protein sequence MVITGVSLAFVGLFLAFSAVSSVPTAPPNVKKLPGMPTVLPHTPGQVQKCQVQDYERIPCGEPGIMATRCNAINCCFDGQQCYYGKTVTVQCTIDGQFVLVAARDTTRPRISLESISLLGGNSGPCSPVDSNAAFAIYQFAVTACGTTMMVKGGYVVYENRMVSSYEVGIGPRGSITRDTTYELYFQCKYSGVGLAALSIESSANVDPLPIVASGPLQVELRLGKGLCLSKGCVEEQIAYNSYYSASDYPVTKVLREPVYVEVRIVGRTDPNIVLSLGNCWATSSPNPYSLPQWDLLVSGCPYKDDRYLTKLIPVSGTSGLAYPTHYRRFVLKMFTFVDKTSMAPMQETLYIHCSTAVCLPSLLDSCEPMCTRTRRDVSAVEEGASRLSGVVSSGGVIFTQNSSPLF encoded by the exons atggtgattacAGGGGTAAGTTTGGCATTTGTGGGGCTTTTTCTTGCCTTCAGTGCTGTGAGCAGTGTTCCTACAGCCCCACCAAATGTGAAAAAGCTTCCTGGGATGCCCACTGTGCTGCCACATACACCTGGCCAGGTTCAGAAATGCCAAGTGCAAGACTATGAAAGAATTCCTTGTGGAGAACCTGGCATCATGGCTACTCGGTGTAATGCCATAAACTGCTGTTTTGATGGTCAACAGTGCTATTATGGGAAAACTG TGACTGTCCAGTGTACAATTGATGGCCAGTTTGTGCTGGTGGCAGCCAGAGATACAACCCGTCCCAGGATAAGCCTGGAGTCCATCAGCCTGTTGGGAGGAAACAGTGGACCCTGTAGTCCCGTTGACTCAAATGCAGCCTTTGCTATTTACCAGTTTGCTGTGACTGCTTGTGGGACAACCATGATG GTAAAAGGTGGTTATGTGGTCTATGAAAACAGGATGGTTTCTTCCTATGAAGTTGGAATTGGACCCCGAGGCTCAATCACAAGAGACACTACTTATGA GCTTTACTTCCAGTGTAAATATTCAGGTGTTGGCTTGGCTGCTTTGTCTATTGAGTCTTCAGCTAATGTTGATCCTCTGCCCATCGTTGCTTCTGGACCACTCCAAGTAGAACTAAGACTAGGAAAAGGGCTCTGTCTCTCAAAGGGTTGTGTAGAAG AACAAATAGCCTATAACTCTTACTATAGTGCTAGTGACTACCCTGTGACCAAGGTTCTGAGGGAACCGGTGTACGTCGAAGTGCGCATTGTTGGAAGAACCGATCCAAACATTGTCCTGAGCTTGGGCAACTGCTGGGCGACTTCTTCCCCTAACCCCTACAGTCTTCCCCAGTGGGACCTTCTGGTGTCCGG GTGTCCCTACAAGGATGACCGCTATTTGACCAAGCTGATCCCAGTTAGTGGAACGTCTGGACTTGCATACCCTACCCATTACAGGCGctttgtcctgaagatgttCACGTTTGTGGACAAGACCTCTATGGCTCCCATGCAAGAGACG CTCTACATCCACTGCAGTACAGCTGTGTGTCTTCCGAGTCTGCTTGACTCCTGTGAACCAATGTGCACCAGAACAA GAAGAGATGTTTCTgcagtggaagaaggtgcttCTCGCTTATCAGGAGTAGTGTCTAGTGGAGGCGTGATCTTTACTCAAAATTCCTCTCCTTTGTTTTAA
- the LOC113649094 gene encoding zona pellucida sperm-binding protein 4-like, whose amino-acid sequence MVTTRVSLAFVGLFLAFSAVSSVPAAPPNVKKLSQDPQLPGMPTVLPHTPGQVQKCQVQDYERIPCGEPGIVATRCNAINCCFDGQQCYYGKTVTVQCTIDGQFVLVAARDTTRPRISLESISLLGGNSGPCSPVDSNAAFAIYQFAVTACGTTMMVKGGYVVYENRMVSSYEVGIGPRGSITRDTTYELYFQCKYSGVGLAALSIEPSANVDPLPIVASGPLQVELRLGKGLCLSKGCVEEQIAYNSYYSASDYPVTKVLREPVYVEVRIVGRTDPNIVLSLGNCWATSSPNPYSLPQWDLLVTGCPYKDDRYLTKLIPVSGTSGLAYPTHYRRFVLKMFTFVDKTSMAPMQETLYIHCSTAVCLPSVLNSCEPMCTRTRRDVSAVEEGASRLSGVVSSGGVIFTQNSSPLF is encoded by the exons ATGGTGACTACAAGGGTAAGTTTGGCATTTGTGGGGCTTTTTCTTGCCTTCAGCGCTGTGAGCAGTGTTCCTGCAGCCCCACCAAATGTGAAAAAGCTCTCTCAGGATCCTCAGCTTCCTGGGATGCCCACTGTGCTGCCACATACACCTGGCCAGGTTCAGAAATGCCAAGTGCAAGACTATGAAAGAATTCCTTGTGGAGAACCTGGCATCGTGGCTACTCGGTGTAATGCCATAAACTGCTGTTTTGATGGTCAACAGTGCTATTATGGGAAAACTG TGACTGTCCAGTGTACAATTGATGGCCAGTTTGTGCTGGTGGCAGCCAGAGATACAACTCGTCCCAGGATAAGCCTGGAGTCCATCAGCCTGTTGGGAGGAAACAGTGGACCCTGTAGTCCTGTTGACTCAAATGCAGCCTTTGCTATTTACCAGTTTGCTGTGACTGCTTGTGGGACAACCATGATG GTAAAAGGTGGTTATGTGGTCTATGAAAACAGGATGGTTTCTTCCTATGAAGTTGGAATTGGACCCCGAGGCTCAATCACAAGAGACACTACTTATGA GCTTTATTTCCAGTGTAAATATTCAGGTGTTGGCTTGGCTGCTTTGTCTATTGAGCCTTCAGCTAATGTTGATCCTCTGCCCATCGTTGCTTCTGGACCACTCCAAGTAGAACTAAGACTAGGAAAAGGGCTCTGTCTCTCAAAGGGTTGTGTGGAAG AACAAATAGCCTATAACTCTTACTATAGTGCTAGTGACTACCCTGTGACCAAGGTTCTGAGGGAACCGGTGTACGTCGAAGTGCGCATTGTTGGAAGAACCGATCCAAACATTGTCCTGAGCTTGGGCAACTGCTGGGCAACTTCTTCCCCTAACCCCTACAGTCTTCCCCAGTGGGACCTTCTGGTGACTGG GTGTCCCTACAAGGATGACCGCTATTTGACCAAGCTGATCCCAGTTAGTGGAACGTCTGGACTTGCATACCCTACCCATTACAGACGctttgtcctgaagatgttCACGTTTGTGGACAAGACCTCTATGGCTCCCATGCAAGAGACG CTCTACATCCACTGCAGTACAGCTGTGTGTCTTCCGAGTGTGCTGAACTCCTGTGAGCCAATGTGCACCAGAACAA GAAGAGATGTTTCTgcagtggaagaaggtgcttCTCGCTTATCAGGAGTAGTGTCTAGTGGAGGCGTGATCTTTACTCAAAATTCCTCTCCTTTGTTTTAA